The genomic DNA TCAAGTGCTTTAAACCCTGACCGTACGGTGGTGACGGTAAAACCGTCCATCCTCTCCAGGTATAACTTGAAAAACCCGCAGAAGGATTCATCATCATCAACGTACAGGACTGATATCATCGGCTCTGCAATCTACCTGATACAACTGTAGGACACCGGTTCATATCAAGGTGCGGACATCGATGCACACCGGCAGGTGATAATGAACTTCTTAAAGATCAGAGATGTATGATATCATCATGAAATGGGTATATGTGCTGTTCTTTCTTGTAATGATCTCCGGGTTCTGGTCGGTTGTTGCATCCCCGGCAGATGAACTGGCAGCACAGGGGAACATGCTCTATGATCAGGACCAGTATGACGAAGCTCTCATCATACTCGATCAGGCCCTGGCAATCGACCCTGAACATCTCGAAGCTTTAAACGGGAAAGGAAAAGTCCTGAAAAGTCTGGGAAGGTATGAGGAGGCAATACAGCAGTATGATAAGATAATCGCTGTTGATCCAACCTATAAAAAAGCCTGGAATAACAAGGGAATCGCCCTGACCTACCTGGGAAGATATGAGGAGGCCATTGCCATGTTTGATGAATCATTACGGCTGGATCCTGAATATGGGAAGGCATA from Methanospirillum hungatei JF-1 includes the following:
- a CDS encoding tetratricopeptide repeat protein; this translates as MKWVYVLFFLVMISGFWSVVASPADELAAQGNMLYDQDQYDEALIILDQALAIDPEHLEALNGKGKVLKSLGRYEEAIQQYDKIIAVDPTYKKAWNNKGIALTYLGRYEEAIAMFDESLRLDPEYGKAYSNRAWCLNLAGRFEEALASADKATILEPDYARGWSNRGDALSALGQYAEAVMSYDTALILDPGLLDALEGKEKAIAKMS